In Caldalkalibacillus salinus, the genomic stretch AGCCACGATTACCCACCCCCAATGAGTATGAGTTTGCTATAGTGGCCTTATATACTCGACCTATAAATCCGCCATTACTTGCATTACCTCTTGTGTCTCCAGTAGCATAGCTATTCCTTACAGTCGTATTCCCATAGGTATAACCAATGAAGCCACCCACTCTTTCATCACCGGTTACATTTCCCTTAGCATAACTTCTATCTATGATACTGTTATTGCTAGATCCTAACACACCTCCGATATGATTACCTGTGGCATTAACATCTACTACAGCATAACTATCCGTTATACTAGATTTATAAATACTACCTACAAGACCGCCGCTGTGCCCGACGCCTTCCACTTCTCCAACAGCACCACTATTCTTAATCTCCGCACCGTTTCTGATGTAACCAGCGAGGTTACCTACATAGTTTTGGCCTTTAACACTGACTTTTTCTAGACTGACATCTCGAAGCTTGCCGTACTGCACGTAGCCAAATAAACCGACATAATCTTCTTCGGGACGGTTCACTGTGAGGCCTGTTATGGTATAGCCGTTTCCATCTAAGCTTCCTGTAAATGGCTGACCTTCATTTCCGATAGGTTCCCAATTTTCATACCCACTTAGGTCTATATTTCCTGCTAAAACGTAGTTTCCATTTAAGCTGTGTCTAATTTGATCTAAGTCCTCAGGACTTGATATTTGTTGTTCTTCTACGGTTAAGACATCTCGGTCCGGTACTTTTTGTAACCGAGGGTAACCACCATCTTCTATAACCCAAGTATTTTCAAAGTCCCAATCTGTGAAGGTGGCTTGAGTTTGCATTTCTTGTGTTGTTTTTGGGGTGGCGCCGGTGGTGCTTGTACTCCTTGAGGTATCTTTGTCATAAAAGTTATTAGAGTAGCTAGAACCAGAACTGTAGTTGTAGCCTACGAGACCACCATTACCCACTCCCACTGAGTATGAGTTTTCTATAGTGGCCTTATATACTCGACCTGTAAACCCGCCATTATTTGCATTACCTCTTGTGTCTCCAGTAGCATAGCTATTCCTTACAGTCGTATTCCCATAGGTATAACCAATGAAGCCACCCACTCTTTCATCACCGGTTACATTTCCCTTAGCATAACTTCTATCTATGATACTGTTATTGCTAGATCCTAACACACCTCCGATATGATTACCTGTGGCATTCACATCTACTACGGCGTAACTATCCGTTATACTGGATTTATAAATACTACCTACAAGACCGCCGCTGTGCCCGACGCCTTCCACTTCTCCAACAGCACCACTATTCTTAATCTCGGCACTGTTTCTGATATAACCAACGAGGCCGCCTACGTAGTTTTGGCCCTTAACACTGATATACTCTAAGTTAACTTCTCGAATCTTGCCGTACTGTACGTAGCCAAATAAACCAACATAATCTTCTTCAGGGCGGTTTACCGTGAGACCTGTTATGGTATAGCCGTTTCCATCTAGGGTTCCTGTAAATGGTTTGTCTGCTGTCCCTATCGGTTCCCAGTTTTCATACCCACTTAGGTCTATATTTCCTGCTAAAACGTAGTTTCCATTTAAATTAT encodes the following:
- a CDS encoding GLUG motif-containing protein; amino-acid sequence: SKLQNINLEYVDVKGQNYVGGLVGYIRNGAEIKSSGAVGEVEGVGHSGGLVGRIYKSNIRDSYAVVDVHATGNHIGGAVGSSSNGTIDRSYAKGNVTGDERVGGFIGYIYANSILRNSYATGDTRGNVNNGGFVGRVYNATIENSYSVGVGNGGLVGYNYGSGSSYSNNFYDKDTSRSTSTTGASPKTTEEMQTPSTFTDWDFENIWVMEQGQYPQLQTVSDRDVLSVKKQQIFGPEDLNEIRNNLNGNYVLAGNIDLSGYENWEPIGTADKPFTGTLDGNGYTITGLTVNRPEEDYVGLFGYVQYGKIREVNLEYISVKGQNYVGGLVGYIRNSAEIKNSGAVGEVEGVGHSGGLVGSIYKSSITDSYAVVDVNATGNHIGGVLGSSNNSIIDRSYAKGNVTGDERVGGFIGYTYGNTTVRNSYATGDTRGNANNGGFTGRVYKATIENSYSVGVGNGGLVGYNYSSGSSYSNNFYDKDTSRSTSTTGATPKTTQEMQTQATFTDWDFENTWVIEDGGYPRLQKVPDRDVLTVEEQQISSPEDLDQIRHSLNGNYVLAGNIDLSGYENWEPIGNEGQPFTGSLDGNGYTITGLTVNRPEEDYVGLFGYVQYGKLRDVSLEKVSVKGQNYVGNLAGYIRNGAEIKNSGAVGEVEGVGHSGGLVGSIYKSSITDSYAVVDVNATGNHIGGVLGSSNNSIIDRSYAKGNVTGDERVGGFIGYTYGNTTVRNSYATGDTRGNASNGGFIGRVYKATIANSYSLGVGNRG